One region of Triticum aestivum cultivar Chinese Spring chromosome 6B, IWGSC CS RefSeq v2.1, whole genome shotgun sequence genomic DNA includes:
- the LOC123133983 gene encoding histone H3.2: MARTKQTARKSTGGKAPWKQLATKAARKSAPATGGVKKPHRFRPGTVALREIRKYQKSTELLIRKLPFQRLVREIAQDFKTDLRFQSSAVSALQEAAEAYLIGLFEDTNLCAIHAKRVTIMPKDIQLARRIRGERA, encoded by the coding sequence ATGGCCCGTACGAAGCAGACGGCGCGCAAGTCCACCGGCGGCAAGGCCCCGTGGAAGCAGCTGGCGACCAAGGCGGCGCGCAAGTCGGCCCCCGCCACCGGCGGCGTGAAGAAGCCGCACCGCTTCCGCCCGGGCACCGTCGCGCTGCGCGAGATCCGCAAGTACCAGAAGAGCACGGAGCTGCTCATCCGCAAGCTCCCCTTCCAGCGCCTGGTCCGTGAGATCGCGCAGGACTTCAAGACCGACCTCCGCTTCCAGAGCTCCGCCGTCTCTGCCCTGCAGGAGGCCGCCGAGGCCTACCTCATCGGCCTCTTCGAGGACACCAACCTCTGCGCCATCCATGCCAAGCGCGTCACcatcatgcccaaggacatccaGCTCGCCCGCCGCATCCGCGGGGAGCGCGCCTAG